In a genomic window of Aerosakkonema funiforme FACHB-1375:
- a CDS encoding M23 family metallopeptidase gives MAVEFKLIVELDTNKHQKGTQPCDREHPDLTSVSDVNSQPLGHPPRRAAAQQTHIPQALSDKWDWICVALTILCLWQIASPSPPTAPKSGTFTSSSSALKTVPNKYTGKPIFPLGGKTLATTRITDLPGSPRPNNRIHAGIDLAAYQDDVVAVLPGTIVELKPDSGVGGIIGIESNWKGKKVKLRYVHLEREPLRSFSLGQKIQAGQKLSYIKSNFPGSSGPHLHLEVYINGELQWRLQDFLKLAVVNR, from the coding sequence ATGGCTGTGGAATTCAAATTGATTGTCGAGTTAGACACAAATAAACATCAAAAAGGAACGCAGCCATGCGATCGAGAACATCCAGACTTAACATCGGTTAGTGATGTAAATAGCCAACCGTTAGGGCATCCGCCTCGAAGAGCTGCAGCGCAACAAACCCATATTCCACAAGCTCTGTCAGATAAATGGGATTGGATATGCGTAGCACTGACAATTTTGTGCTTGTGGCAGATTGCTTCCCCGTCACCCCCTACGGCTCCTAAATCTGGAACGTTCACTTCTTCCTCATCCGCACTCAAAACTGTGCCTAATAAATATACTGGTAAACCGATATTCCCGCTTGGTGGAAAAACCCTTGCTACCACTAGAATCACCGATTTACCGGGTAGTCCTAGACCTAACAACAGGATTCATGCAGGCATCGATTTAGCAGCTTACCAAGATGATGTAGTTGCGGTTCTACCAGGAACAATTGTCGAACTCAAACCAGATTCTGGAGTAGGTGGCATTATCGGCATTGAAAGTAATTGGAAGGGCAAAAAAGTCAAGCTTAGGTACGTTCATCTGGAAAGAGAACCACTGCGATCGTTTTCTCTAGGTCAGAAGATACAAGCCGGACAAAAATTGAGTTACATCAAAAGCAATTTTCCGGGTAGTAGCGGACCACATTTGCATTTAGAAGTTTACATCAATGGCGAATTGCAGTGGCGTCTGCAGGATTTTCTGAAACTAGCCGTTGTTAATCGTTGA